CACGGTGTCGTTGTCGCAATCCAGACGTATCTCATGTATTACTTGAATATTTCCCGATTCCTCGCCCTTGCGCCAAAGCCGCTGGCGCGAGCGAGAGAAGTAACAGGCATGGCCGCTGCGCAGGCTTTCCTCGAAGGCTTCGCGGTTCATGTAGGCCAGCATCAAAAGTCGCCCGCTGTGAACGTCGATGGTAACCACCGGAACCACGCCCCCAGCTTTCGCAAAATCGATGGCTTCGCCGGCTGAGATTGGGGCTGACAC
Above is a genomic segment from Candidatus Binataceae bacterium containing:
- the hisI gene encoding phosphoribosyl-AMP cyclohydrolase codes for the protein MQVSAPISAGEAIDFAKAGGVVPVVTIDVHSGRLLMLAYMNREAFEESLRSGHACYFSRSRQRLWRKGEESGNIQVIHEIRLDCDNDTVLLAVEQRGDRVACHEGYESCFFRRLEDGVWKVVDPRPVDPGKYGEHYGHKAAK